A single genomic interval of Bradyrhizobium sp. CCBAU 53338 harbors:
- the glnK gene encoding P-II family nitrogen regulator gives MKMVMAIIKPFKLEDVRDALTDIGVHGLTVTEVKGYGRQKGHTEIYRGAEYAVNFLPKIKIEVAVASDQVDKTIEAITSAAKTGQIGDGKIFVINLVHAVRIRTGETDAAAL, from the coding sequence ATGAAAATGGTTATGGCAATTATCAAGCCATTCAAGCTGGAAGACGTCCGTGACGCCCTGACCGACATTGGTGTTCACGGTCTCACGGTGACAGAAGTCAAGGGATATGGCCGTCAGAAGGGCCATACGGAAATCTATCGCGGCGCCGAATATGCCGTGAACTTCCTGCCCAAGATCAAGATCGAGGTCGCTGTCGCTTCTGATCAGGTCGACAAGACCATCGAGGCCATCACGTCCGCTGCGAAAACCGGGCAGATCGGCGACGGCAAGATCTTCGTCATCAATCTCGTCCACGCGGTCCGCATCCGCACCGGAGAGACCGACGCCGCGGCCCTTTGA
- a CDS encoding Trm112 family protein — MSASAERPEIVFDQKLLQILVCPLTKDPLEFGSAKQELISRSRKFADPPVFIIR; from the coding sequence ATGTCAGCGTCCGCCGAACGCCCTGAAATAGTGTTCGATCAAAAATTGCTGCAGATCCTCGTCTGCCCGCTGACTAAGGACCCGCTGGAATTTGGCTCGGCCAAGCAGGAGCTGATCTCGCGATCGCGCAAGTTCGCTGACCCGCCCGTTTTCATAATCCGTTAG